TTTCATTCTAACAAATTGATAATGTAGTAGAATAATGAATGACAAAGtataaaagaaaggaagaCAAAGTGATTTTATTATCAGAACTATCAACTCCCTTTCGTGAATTCCAAGACTGttgaggagaacttctagtatattttgtatacctaatatcAACAACGaaatcccaacaattaaTACGAAGTTCACCCATTTTCTGATAATTGTTACGTGCAAATAATAGAACTACTTTTGTCGAGGTGTAATCTCGTATTCAAACTATATAGTAAATTATTCTCAATGGTCGAGTAATGCAAGAAGATGATATTGAATACTTTGCGTAACTTTACCAATTATCCAATATGCAACAGTAAAATGATACCTTCACATTTCAAGCTAATTCCAAAATAATACATATTAGGTAAAATCCTCAATTTAATTGCCCGGTTTTACCTTCAGACATCGCTCCCTTTCCATTGACACATCTATACCCTTCAATGAACCCGCTATGTAATATCAACGCATCGtaaaaatagaataatAATGCAGTAGTACATATCCAGCCTAGCTGCAATCTAAATAGCTGTGATAGTCGGTGTAAATTAATAGTTTGGTCagttttaaaaaaaaacctaaTTTTGGTACAAAAGTAGAAGCTGAAAGCAGTCATTGATACCAATAACAAATACTTTAGCTGAAACCATTTAGGATACTTTTTTCTGGCAGCACAGCTGGGACATACTACCTTCGAACATCTCTTTGgctttgttttattttcatttttaaaatgaCCGTTCTTTCgatataaaaagaaaactataATAACGAGGGAAATTGTTACCGCCCCCAGAATCATATCTATGATCTTAATGATGATTGCTTTTGGGTACTTTTCAATCAAATTATCTACTGATGGCACCATAAAACAATTTATAAAATAAAGGCTACAAACGGCCTTTGttaatttttctataatTAATAAGGAATTAGACTTTGGGATCTCATCTTGGCTTTCTGTCGCACTAAGTTCTGCCTCTTTCATTATTTCCTATACTTTGAAGGAGAAAGTAAACTTTAACGGCAAGTTCCTGTCTTAACTACCTTTTAGTTCTCGTGTGTTGTGAAGGGCCTTTGAGGAAAAACTCGAAAGTTTGTTCCGTACTTTTAaactttcaattttttaccaaaaaggCTATTTACCGCTTTATGGGAAGATCATGGCAAGTCAAATCCACGTTAAATGGAACAAGATTAACTTGCCACAGATCAAATGCTGAATTGAAGAGAAGTTTTAAGCATTAAGATTCTTAATATGATCATTAATATATCAGTACGTGTCTCAACTGGAATCGTATAAGGTTCTTGTAAGTACAAATTGTATGCAGAAATTTAAATGCGAGAACAAAACTTGAATCTCCCCCCgcatttaaaaaatatctttttgaaCACAGTGCAACTGATTAAAAGTACCTGtaatacatatatatgtttgTATACGTATGTATATCTAATTATTTCTTACCGTCAAATCataattatttttatccGTTCGTAAAGCAATCCAGTGCTAAATACCAATTGTGAGGCCATCGGCTTAGTTTGGAACAGCAGTGTAGATACCGTCCTTGGATAGAGCGCTGGAGATAGCTGGTCTCAATCTGGTGGAGTACCATGGGACACCAGTGATGACTCTAGTGACTTGATCAGCGGGAATACCAGTCAACATAGTGGTGAAATCACCGTAGTTGAAAACAGCTTCAGCAATTTCAACTGGGTAAGTTTCAGTTGGATGAGCAGCTTGGAACATATAGTATTCAGCCAAATGAGCTCTGATATCTGAGACGTAGACACCTAATTCGACCAGGTTAACTCTTTCGTCAGAGGGAGATAAAGTAGTGGTGGCTGGGGCAGCAGCGACACCAGCAGCAATAGCAGCGACACCAGCAACAATTGAAGTTAGTTTgaccatttttttcgattGAACTTTTGTAGATCTTTTTAGTGAAGATGTGAGCTCACTCGAATGTAAATAACAATGCCAAATTGTCGGAAAGAGTTAATCAAAGCTGCTCTATTTATATGCCGTTTTTTAATAAGCGACGGACGAACAGATAAATTGTTGAATAGCTATTTCACTGCTGATATTTCTCTTACTTGGGCTCCCCTATCCCATACTCTTCACCACTACAAATATGCAGTTGCcctttcttcaacaatgctttttttatagatCTCGTATACGGATCCGCGCCTTTGTACTACCTATATCTTATTATGATATATACAGGAGCACAGGAATGTTCGGTACAGGGATGATACCTTTAAAGGAAGTTTTGGCATGCCTTGACAACTTCAATTAATCTTTGGCCAAGAAAATGAACcagaaatcaaattttaTTCTGTGCCCTCTGAACGAGGGCAATATCCAATGTTTGACACTAAACGGTTGTCAggagaaaaattgaatgtTTCCCAAATCAGAAACATTAAAATCCCTCTATATGATCAGAGGAGTCGTACCTGTTAGGGTATGAGCGAGGAAACGTGATTGAGAGTTATAAACTGACCATACGAAGAGTTACGGCCATTGATTGGGTTCATGACACCCAGGGaagtttcttttggatTAAAATCACAAGTCTTGCAATTGCTGTATGTATTGCATGAGTGAAGTAGTTGGCATCTAATGGATACCCACTTAGGGAGTTTATGGATGAATCTTGTCTTCATAGGGTAGCTCGAGAGTGTTTTTTAATCTAGTGATATCCACTTAGCTAAGCGCGGCTGGAGATACAATATTTACAAAGgcaatttcaaaagtaGGAGCGTTTTCAAAGGCCTGCTCCATTCTCCGTTGAGGTAGTAGAAGCAAATATAAACGGTTAATCTTGCTGTTTTCCTTGTTTTGTCTGTTGGTTTTCACTTGCTGAAGCCTGTGGTTCAACAGTACTCGGAGAATCGGCCTTATCTAGTCTCCTTCTGACCTGTAATGCGTAAAATTACGACAAACGTATTTCGTGAAACAATTGATAGGAAAATTGTCATTTGCTTGTTAAGGCAGTGCATTGAGGCTCTTTAAAGGTACTTTAGAAGTTTATGTTACTATCCTTCTAGCCTGATAGAACAATAAGTAAAGAATTGACATTCAGAAATCAGCCATCATTTCGTTTAGTAGTAGCAATCGCAAGTAGTGACTGTAAGAGATAGAAATGTGTACTTCAGTCTGGAACTGGGGCGCTTGTGAAGGATGTGTGCCGATCTCAGGCTGTTGATGAAGGTCTCTTCAAAtactatattattatcttttaGTAGGTCCCAGGAAGTGCCTTATTCTCAACATGTTCAGCGTTTATCTTTCTCAGCCTGAATGTATTTCAAACGATGACTAGAAGAGATTAGTACCCCTTATATAATCCTCGAAAATGTTGCTATCTCAGTGAATTGAAAGTTCATGCTGACGTCTTTATCAGCGTTATCCATTGCcttgttcttttcagtGCAGTGGCAGATGTTACGAGGgtcaaataatttttgaatatatatagaaatgGCTACTTACtataattaaaaataaatatgaaaaataaaacttcAGTACCCCACATcattctcatttttttctgtttgtttgatttttagGAATTTGGCTCCATCATGAACATTCGTTAGCGTATGATATcactttttcattatctcCTATTGTTACTTTACTTTTCATATAGATATCCTTCATCCCGTGTAGGTCTACTACGCAAAAATGAATTCTAGtaattaataataatgatataaAAAAGGCTAAGTGCACATTACTAAAAACGAAACTAAGATCCTTAGTCTGAGTTGATATCACCTGCGAAAATAcctttttctctttgatCATCCCATTTTTCGATCCAGTCTAGGGGACATAAGGCGTTATAGGTCTTCCAAAAGACCTTGCACGGAGCAAAATCTTCGCCCTTCATATTAACACACTTGTGATAATCCACATAAGATTGCCAACAATGCTTTGTTTGGTTTTGTTGGGGAAATCTAGCATCGAAACCAACTGTATGTAGTGGAGAGTTTTCTTGATCAGCCATGTCTATTATACTGTATTTATGTGCTTGTTCCTATTTGTGAAAGCAAAGATACTTTATGTATTCTTActaaaatatttgtatatCTCTGCTAATCATTTTAATGCAACTTTTCTATCTGGTGCATCTTTCATCACCTTTTAAAGATCCTGAAGGGATGGGGATATCGGGCAAAACTACGCGCGACGCATTTCTGAAAATTGATTGGTCAATGTTATGAAGCTATATGGTAAAGAATACATGGTGTCATATagatttatttgaatcTCTCGAGTGCTTTTTGAACCAATTGTGTGTTGTTTTCTCTGTCTAATTCCTTGAGTAAGCGTATTAATTGGAAACACATGTCCCACGAATCGGTAGCTTTAATTGGGTCTGTGGCGTTTGCAGCACTTGTCACCAAAAGCTCTAAGACTTTAAGCATTAATTCTTCATCCTTCAATAAATTAGTGACAGATTTCTCTGACTTTTTTGTAGAGTTATCATTTAGAGCTTTGCTTTCCTCAGTCCCTAAATCTGATTTCTTAAAATGTAGATCATCTCCCAAATCTTTCTCATCGTAATTTAAAAACACTAACAGAAGTACGCCAAGCATTTTAGCCTCATTTTCTTCGATACAGAGTGCTAATAAATCTCTTGGTGTCATCTTTAGATTAGTGAATAGATGGTTCCAGTATTTAGTTTCGATCTTCCTTAAACAATTACTAATAATTTCTAACATACCACTGTGGGTTGGTGGTGAAATATTATGCTCAGGATCGGTGTTGTCATACATCTTAATTAATTTCAGGATATCATCCAAAGAGTCGCTTCGCAGTATTTTAGTAGACAAAATCTTTTCGAGTGCAAATTTGTAAGGCTTTAAAAAACGATAATTGTGTGAAATATCCTCCAAATCTGTGTTGTCTTCTAATTTGGCTAAGATTAATTGGTCGAGGTATATTTGGTGTTTCACCaccaatttggaaaatcgCGCGTTAAAAATGCAGTGAAGTGTATGTGTTGTAGCTGTTTCTGGGGTGGTTGATATTGGATACAAATCTTCTTCGATTGGAATGGAAACTAGTGGCTTTTTATCATCCCATAAATCTTCCAAAGAGTATACGACGTAATTATGGCCTTGAACTACAAATATTTCGTCCCTGATAACATCgattattttttctatgTTATCCAACAAAGTTAAGGTTTGCCAGCCCCCTCCATCCACTTTGCCAAGCTTTATAAATTTCCTATCggcaaaaaataacaagCCCTCCTTCATGTTAATTATCCACTCAATTTTGTTGGGTAAAACATCAATTGGAATGTTAATTTTGAGATACTGgtagaattttttgatgatgttTAATCCACATGGATGTACAGTAGAAATTACATCGAAGACAATTGTCTGTGTATCAGTAACTAAAATAATCTCGGCAGTTTTAAGCAATGCATCAGGTTGTTTTTCAGAAGCATTGTGATTCTTggatttcattttcaacaacTTATACCGGGATAAAGTATTAACATGTAAACTGAAAACAATCGTATTCTCTGGAACATTGTATTCCCACATGACATAATCTGATAGTTCCACGTCCGGATTCGCTTCTTGCAGTGGAATCTGCAGACATTTCAGATTTGTTGAGCCATCATCATTCTTCATATGACAAACCAAATAATTATCACCTAGCCAATGTAAATCCAACACGTTTTGGTCAGCAAAACTAGACCACATATTGGTCTCTAGATTGTGGATAAGCAGTATGTTTTTGTTCGACACATAAGTAGCAAATAACCTCAAGGAAGAATtaatttttacaaaagcAATATGATTATTGAAAGTCTTTGTAGGAAGTTTTATGACTTGTaaattatcattattgatTGAAGAACTTGTCACAGGTGAATATATGATTACATCATTGTTCGTATTGGTTAATACGTAACATTTTGGGTTTCTGAAATCAAATTGTGtttgttttatttcttccCATAATTTCCAAACTTGATATTTTCCGGAATGAGACACTGTTATTAGTGATTTATCCAAGCATACAAAATCAGAAATTTTATATTCAGCCGcctttttctcatttttatCCTTGCTGTtgtcattattgttatcaCCATTATAATCATCTTCGTCAAAATATGTAGCGAATAGCAGATTCCCAAATTCTGTGTAAAAATGAATGTTAACACTATCCTCAGAAACCAAAagtaatattttatcattaattTTATCGCAAAGTTTTATCACAAATGGTGGTTTCCAAGAATGGCTTacttttttaattcttgTATCAAAGCagattattttttctttgtaaacGACCACCAGGTATCCATTAACTTCTAGGCAAGTCAAAAGTTCATCTGGTGTGTCCGTTAACGGTATTGCTTCAACAGCTTGCTTTTCAATGTCTATAATGCTTACAATAGTCTGCTTTTCGACGGAATCATGAGATAAAACCATTAATTGTTTATTACACACAATTGTCTTGGATCCCTTCTTCACTTCAACCAACGAGCTCTTGCTAACTTTAAAATCCGATATTGTAAGTATTTGTAATCCATGAGGGAATAAAACTATCAAAACTTCTTCATAACGCCCATCCCCGACTTTGGAAAATGTCTTGATGCCAATCATGTCTATGATTTCATAGTCAAATTTAAGAACTACTTTTAAACGAAGTTCTAGTTTTTTCACGGGGAGTTCATCAATGTTTTCTTGATTAGAAAGAAAGTGTAAAAACCCTTTTTCCTTAGTTATGCCAAATCCATTCTGTATAATTCTTGAAGAactatttttatcaaatacCGTGAGAGTATCATCATCGTTGTTATAGTCATATTCAGCACTGTTcgcttcttcttcactcATTAAAAGAGGCTCTATGACGGGTATGCCGtattctttgaaaattatttCATTTGTGCagttttttaaaatttggTATGTTAAAAGGAAGTTTTTATCAGTCATTACGTAAAATATCAGCTTTCCCTGGTGCCACAATAAGTATTGCGAGtccttttttgaaataagcCCTTCGATGATATCATTATATGGAGCTGATCGTTTCATTGATCTGTTATCGCCAAATTCCTTAAGAGAAGCCATTGTTCGTTCATGGCTAGCTACTAGTGCCATTGGTTTGAAGTTGTAAATGAGCACTCTTGTTGGGGTTAGCATGATAAGAACATTGGCCTGGGGTAGTGTCATTGATTGAAGAATATTGCAATCATCTATTTTAGTACCCTCACCTAATTCGGCGTTGCGGGGTGGAATTCTAAGCAATTGGGGCGGACTGACTGGCCATAAGTGCATTTTCCACGTGTTCAGTTTCTTACAGCTTCCGGTCAATAACACTCTTACcttacctttttttttgtagaGGCATTTAGgtgtatttttttcagacTGTTTGATGAACATCAAAGGCGTCGGTATTGCCGAATTAACATCAAAGAACAAAAGCCTGCCATAAAACGACAGAAAAGACAAGATTTTGGCCAAGATGGCAACGCCATTCAGAAGTTATAATAATAtgttaaaaataaatcgTTTGATACTGTACAAAGTTGATGTTCATCGTTGTCACTAAAAACGCTCTTAAAATCGAATTGtccattgaa
Above is a genomic segment from Saccharomyces cerevisiae S288C chromosome XII, complete sequence containing:
- the RIC1 gene encoding Ric1p (Protein involved in retrograde transport to the cis-Golgi network; forms heterodimer with Rgp1p that acts as a GTP exchange factor for Ypt6p; involved in transcription of rRNA and ribosomal protein genes); the protein is MFIKQSEKNTPKCLYKKKGKVRVLLTGSCKKLNTWKMHLWPVSPPQLLRIPPRNAELGEGTKIDDCNILQSMTLPQANVLIMLTPTRVLIYNFKPMALVASHERTMASLKEFGDNRSMKRSAPYNDIIEGLISKKDSQYLLWHQGKLIFYVMTDKNFLLTYQILKNCTNEIIFKEYGIPVIEPLLMSEEEANSAEYDYNNDDDTLTVFDKNSSSRIIQNGFGITKEKGFLHFLSNQENIDELPVKKLELRLKVVLKFDYEIIDMIGIKTFSKVGDGRYEEVLIVLFPHGLQILTISDFKVSKSSLVEVKKGSKTIVCNKQLMVLSHDSVEKQTIVSIIDIEKQAVEAIPLTDTPDELLTCLEVNGYLVVVYKEKIICFDTRIKKVSHSWKPPFVIKLCDKINDKILLLVSEDSVNIHFYTEFGNLLFATYFDEDDYNGDNNNDNSKDKNEKKAAEYKISDFVCLDKSLITVSHSGKYQVWKLWEEIKQTQFDFRNPKCYVLTNTNNDVIIYSPVTSSSINNDNLQVIKLPTKTFNNHIAFVKINSSLRLFATYVSNKNILLIHNLETNMWSSFADQNVLDLHWLGDNYLVCHMKNDDGSTNLKCLQIPLQEANPDVELSDYVMWEYNVPENTIVFSLHVNTLSRYKLLKMKSKNHNASEKQPDALLKTAEIILVTDTQTIVFDVISTVHPCGLNIIKKFYQYLKINIPIDVLPNKIEWIINMKEGLLFFADRKFIKLGKVDGGGWQTLTLLDNIEKIIDVIRDEIFVVQGHNYVVYSLEDLWDDKKPLVSIPIEEDLYPISTTPETATTHTLHCIFNARFSKLVVKHQIYLDQLILAKLEDNTDLEDISHNYRFLKPYKFALEKILSTKILRSDSLDDILKLIKMYDNTDPEHNISPPTHSGMLEIISNCLRKIETKYWNHLFTNLKMTPRDLLALCIEENEAKMLGVLLLVFLNYDEKDLGDDLHFKKSDLGTEESKALNDNSTKKSEKSVTNLLKDEELMLKVLELLVTSAANATDPIKATDSWDMCFQLIRLLKELDRENNTQLVQKALERFK
- a CDS encoding uncharacterized protein (Putative protein predicted to have transmembrane domains; interacts with HSP90 by yeast two-hybrid analysis; YLR036C is not an essential protein); its protein translation is MKEAELSATESQDEIPKSNSLLIIEKLTKAVCSLYFINCFMVPSVDNLIEKYPKAIIIKIIDMILGAVTISLVIIVFFLYRKNGHFKNENKTKPKRCSKVVCPSCAARKKYPKWFQLKYLLLVSMTAFSFYFCTKIRFFFKTDQTINLHRLSQLFRLQLGWICTTALLFYFYDALILHSGFIEGYRCVNGKGAMSEGKTGQLN
- the PAU23 gene encoding seripauperin PAU23 (Cell wall mannoprotein; has similarity to Tir1p, Tir2p, Tir3p, and Tir4p; member of the seripauperin multigene family encoded mainly in subtelomeric regions; expressed under anaerobic conditions, completely repressed during aerobic growth) gives rise to the protein MVKLTSIVAGVAAIAAGVAAAPATTTLSPSDERVNLVELGVYVSDIRAHLAEYYMFQAAHPTETYPVEIAEAVFNYGDFTTMLTGIPADQVTRVITGVPWYSTRLRPAISSALSKDGIYTAVPN
- the COX12 gene encoding cytochrome c oxidase subunit VIb (Subunit VIb of cytochrome c oxidase; cytochrome c oxidase is also known as respiratory Complex IV and is the terminal member of the mitochondrial inner membrane electron transport chain; required for assembly and activity of cytochrome c oxidase; phosphorylated; easily released from the intermembrane space, suggesting a loose association with Complex IV); this translates as MADQENSPLHTVGFDARFPQQNQTKHCWQSYVDYHKCVNMKGEDFAPCKVFWKTYNALCPLDWIEKWDDQREKGIFAGDINSD